In Sphaeramia orbicularis chromosome 7, fSphaOr1.1, whole genome shotgun sequence, one genomic interval encodes:
- the LOC115422975 gene encoding isocitrate dehydrogenase [NAD] subunit gamma, mitochondrial-like isoform X2 translates to MTTRSLCRVLKPVFGERLFRVGPASEFKTRVSTLAYGATTCHQRNKSTYTPPPALYGGRHTVTLIPGDGIGPELAHHVCDLFRFCCVPVDFEVVHVDSAMTSEDDINNAIMAIRRNGVALKGNLETNHNLPPSYKSRNNLLRTTLDLYANVMHCQSFPGVRTRHKNIDIMIIRENTEGEYSSLEHENVPGVVECLKIITRAKSLRIADYAFRTAREKGRRRVTAVHKANIMKLGDGLFLECCKEVASGYPEIAFDSMIVDNTTMQLVSRPQQFDVMVMPNLYGNVVSNVCAGLVGGPGLVPGANYGEDYAVFETGTRNTGKSIANRNIANPTAMLLASCLLLDHLKLRAYASMIRRAILTTVTETRLHTADLGGQGSTSEVVQTVMKAVQSTGPLTLSI, encoded by the exons ATGACGACCCGGTCCCTGTGCAGAGTCCTGAAGCCCGTGTTCGGAGAGCGGTTGTTCCGGGTAGGACCAGCCTCTGAGTTTAAAACCAGAGTTTCAACACTT GCTTATGGTGCAACCACATGCCACCAGAGAAACAAATCCACTTACACA CCTCCACCTGCGCTGTACGGAGGTAGACACACGGTGACTCTGATCCCTGGAGATGGCATTGGGCCAGAACTTGCCCACCATGTCTGTGATTTGTTCCG GTTCTGCTGTGTGCCAGTTGActttgaggttgttcatgttgaTTCAGCTATGACTTCTGAAGATGATATCAACAACGCCATAATGGCTATCAGGCGCAATGGAGTTGCACTGAAAG GCAACCTTGAGACCAACCATAACTTGCCACCTTCCTACAAGTCCAGAAACAATCTTCTCCG CACCACTCTGGATCTGTATGCCAATGTGATGCACTGCCAGTCTTTTCCAGGAGTAAGGACCCGCCACAAAAACATTGACATCATGATCATCAGAGAGAACACTGAAGGAGAATACAGCAGCCTGGAACATGAG aatgttcCTGGTGTTGTTGAATGTCTGAAGATCATCACCAGGGCCAAGTCTCTGCGTATTGCTGATTACGCTTTCAGAACAGCTCGGGAGAAAGGACGCAGAAGAGTCACTGCTGTACACAAAGCTAACATCAT GAAGTTAGGTGATGGTCTCTTTCTGGAATGCTGTAAGGAGGTTGCCAGTGGTTACCCTGAAATCGCCTTCGACAGTATGATTGTGGACAACACTACTATGCAG TTAGTTTCCAGACCCCAGCAATTTGATGTGATGGTCATGCCGAATCTGTATGGCAACGTTGTGAGTAATGTGTGTGCTGGATTGGTTGGTGGACCGGGTCTGGTTCCTGGAGCCAACTACGGAGAGGACTACGCAGTCTTTGAAACG ggCACCAGGAACACTGGGAAAAGCATTGCTAACCGAAACATAGCAAACCCTACAGCCATGCTGCTGGCctcctgtctgctgctggatcacCTGAAGCTCCGCGCTTATGCCAGCATGATCCGCAGAGCcatcctcaccactgtcactgaGACTCGG CTGCACACTGCTGATCTGGGGGGCCAAGGCTCCACCTCTGAAGTTGTCCAGACTGTCATGAAAGCAGTCCAGAGCACCGGACCACTGACCCTGAGCATCTAG
- the LOC115422975 gene encoding isocitrate dehydrogenase [NAD] subunit gamma, mitochondrial-like isoform X3 → MTTRSLCRVLKPVFGERLFRAYGATTCHQRNKSTYTNIPPPALYGGRHTVTLIPGDGIGPELAHHVCDLFRFCCVPVDFEVVHVDSAMTSEDDINNAIMAIRRNGVALKGNLETNHNLPPSYKSRNNLLRTTLDLYANVMHCQSFPGVRTRHKNIDIMIIRENTEGEYSSLEHENVPGVVECLKIITRAKSLRIADYAFRTAREKGRRRVTAVHKANIMKLGDGLFLECCKEVASGYPEIAFDSMIVDNTTMQLVSRPQQFDVMVMPNLYGNVVSNVCAGLVGGPGLVPGANYGEDYAVFETGTRNTGKSIANRNIANPTAMLLASCLLLDHLKLRAYASMIRRAILTTVTETRLHTADLGGQGSTSEVVQTVMKAVQSTGPLTLSI, encoded by the exons ATGACGACCCGGTCCCTGTGCAGAGTCCTGAAGCCCGTGTTCGGAGAGCGGTTGTTCCGG GCTTATGGTGCAACCACATGCCACCAGAGAAACAAATCCACTTACACA AACATA CCTCCACCTGCGCTGTACGGAGGTAGACACACGGTGACTCTGATCCCTGGAGATGGCATTGGGCCAGAACTTGCCCACCATGTCTGTGATTTGTTCCG GTTCTGCTGTGTGCCAGTTGActttgaggttgttcatgttgaTTCAGCTATGACTTCTGAAGATGATATCAACAACGCCATAATGGCTATCAGGCGCAATGGAGTTGCACTGAAAG GCAACCTTGAGACCAACCATAACTTGCCACCTTCCTACAAGTCCAGAAACAATCTTCTCCG CACCACTCTGGATCTGTATGCCAATGTGATGCACTGCCAGTCTTTTCCAGGAGTAAGGACCCGCCACAAAAACATTGACATCATGATCATCAGAGAGAACACTGAAGGAGAATACAGCAGCCTGGAACATGAG aatgttcCTGGTGTTGTTGAATGTCTGAAGATCATCACCAGGGCCAAGTCTCTGCGTATTGCTGATTACGCTTTCAGAACAGCTCGGGAGAAAGGACGCAGAAGAGTCACTGCTGTACACAAAGCTAACATCAT GAAGTTAGGTGATGGTCTCTTTCTGGAATGCTGTAAGGAGGTTGCCAGTGGTTACCCTGAAATCGCCTTCGACAGTATGATTGTGGACAACACTACTATGCAG TTAGTTTCCAGACCCCAGCAATTTGATGTGATGGTCATGCCGAATCTGTATGGCAACGTTGTGAGTAATGTGTGTGCTGGATTGGTTGGTGGACCGGGTCTGGTTCCTGGAGCCAACTACGGAGAGGACTACGCAGTCTTTGAAACG ggCACCAGGAACACTGGGAAAAGCATTGCTAACCGAAACATAGCAAACCCTACAGCCATGCTGCTGGCctcctgtctgctgctggatcacCTGAAGCTCCGCGCTTATGCCAGCATGATCCGCAGAGCcatcctcaccactgtcactgaGACTCGG CTGCACACTGCTGATCTGGGGGGCCAAGGCTCCACCTCTGAAGTTGTCCAGACTGTCATGAAAGCAGTCCAGAGCACCGGACCACTGACCCTGAGCATCTAG
- the LOC115422975 gene encoding isocitrate dehydrogenase [NAD] subunit gamma, mitochondrial-like isoform X1, translated as MTTRSLCRVLKPVFGERLFRVGPASEFKTRVSTLAYGATTCHQRNKSTYTNIPPPALYGGRHTVTLIPGDGIGPELAHHVCDLFRFCCVPVDFEVVHVDSAMTSEDDINNAIMAIRRNGVALKGNLETNHNLPPSYKSRNNLLRTTLDLYANVMHCQSFPGVRTRHKNIDIMIIRENTEGEYSSLEHENVPGVVECLKIITRAKSLRIADYAFRTAREKGRRRVTAVHKANIMKLGDGLFLECCKEVASGYPEIAFDSMIVDNTTMQLVSRPQQFDVMVMPNLYGNVVSNVCAGLVGGPGLVPGANYGEDYAVFETGTRNTGKSIANRNIANPTAMLLASCLLLDHLKLRAYASMIRRAILTTVTETRLHTADLGGQGSTSEVVQTVMKAVQSTGPLTLSI; from the exons ATGACGACCCGGTCCCTGTGCAGAGTCCTGAAGCCCGTGTTCGGAGAGCGGTTGTTCCGGGTAGGACCAGCCTCTGAGTTTAAAACCAGAGTTTCAACACTT GCTTATGGTGCAACCACATGCCACCAGAGAAACAAATCCACTTACACA AACATA CCTCCACCTGCGCTGTACGGAGGTAGACACACGGTGACTCTGATCCCTGGAGATGGCATTGGGCCAGAACTTGCCCACCATGTCTGTGATTTGTTCCG GTTCTGCTGTGTGCCAGTTGActttgaggttgttcatgttgaTTCAGCTATGACTTCTGAAGATGATATCAACAACGCCATAATGGCTATCAGGCGCAATGGAGTTGCACTGAAAG GCAACCTTGAGACCAACCATAACTTGCCACCTTCCTACAAGTCCAGAAACAATCTTCTCCG CACCACTCTGGATCTGTATGCCAATGTGATGCACTGCCAGTCTTTTCCAGGAGTAAGGACCCGCCACAAAAACATTGACATCATGATCATCAGAGAGAACACTGAAGGAGAATACAGCAGCCTGGAACATGAG aatgttcCTGGTGTTGTTGAATGTCTGAAGATCATCACCAGGGCCAAGTCTCTGCGTATTGCTGATTACGCTTTCAGAACAGCTCGGGAGAAAGGACGCAGAAGAGTCACTGCTGTACACAAAGCTAACATCAT GAAGTTAGGTGATGGTCTCTTTCTGGAATGCTGTAAGGAGGTTGCCAGTGGTTACCCTGAAATCGCCTTCGACAGTATGATTGTGGACAACACTACTATGCAG TTAGTTTCCAGACCCCAGCAATTTGATGTGATGGTCATGCCGAATCTGTATGGCAACGTTGTGAGTAATGTGTGTGCTGGATTGGTTGGTGGACCGGGTCTGGTTCCTGGAGCCAACTACGGAGAGGACTACGCAGTCTTTGAAACG ggCACCAGGAACACTGGGAAAAGCATTGCTAACCGAAACATAGCAAACCCTACAGCCATGCTGCTGGCctcctgtctgctgctggatcacCTGAAGCTCCGCGCTTATGCCAGCATGATCCGCAGAGCcatcctcaccactgtcactgaGACTCGG CTGCACACTGCTGATCTGGGGGGCCAAGGCTCCACCTCTGAAGTTGTCCAGACTGTCATGAAAGCAGTCCAGAGCACCGGACCACTGACCCTGAGCATCTAG
- the LOC115422975 gene encoding isocitrate dehydrogenase [NAD] subunit gamma, mitochondrial-like isoform X4 has product MTTRSLCRVLKPVFGERLFRAYGATTCHQRNKSTYTPPPALYGGRHTVTLIPGDGIGPELAHHVCDLFRFCCVPVDFEVVHVDSAMTSEDDINNAIMAIRRNGVALKGNLETNHNLPPSYKSRNNLLRTTLDLYANVMHCQSFPGVRTRHKNIDIMIIRENTEGEYSSLEHENVPGVVECLKIITRAKSLRIADYAFRTAREKGRRRVTAVHKANIMKLGDGLFLECCKEVASGYPEIAFDSMIVDNTTMQLVSRPQQFDVMVMPNLYGNVVSNVCAGLVGGPGLVPGANYGEDYAVFETGTRNTGKSIANRNIANPTAMLLASCLLLDHLKLRAYASMIRRAILTTVTETRLHTADLGGQGSTSEVVQTVMKAVQSTGPLTLSI; this is encoded by the exons ATGACGACCCGGTCCCTGTGCAGAGTCCTGAAGCCCGTGTTCGGAGAGCGGTTGTTCCGG GCTTATGGTGCAACCACATGCCACCAGAGAAACAAATCCACTTACACA CCTCCACCTGCGCTGTACGGAGGTAGACACACGGTGACTCTGATCCCTGGAGATGGCATTGGGCCAGAACTTGCCCACCATGTCTGTGATTTGTTCCG GTTCTGCTGTGTGCCAGTTGActttgaggttgttcatgttgaTTCAGCTATGACTTCTGAAGATGATATCAACAACGCCATAATGGCTATCAGGCGCAATGGAGTTGCACTGAAAG GCAACCTTGAGACCAACCATAACTTGCCACCTTCCTACAAGTCCAGAAACAATCTTCTCCG CACCACTCTGGATCTGTATGCCAATGTGATGCACTGCCAGTCTTTTCCAGGAGTAAGGACCCGCCACAAAAACATTGACATCATGATCATCAGAGAGAACACTGAAGGAGAATACAGCAGCCTGGAACATGAG aatgttcCTGGTGTTGTTGAATGTCTGAAGATCATCACCAGGGCCAAGTCTCTGCGTATTGCTGATTACGCTTTCAGAACAGCTCGGGAGAAAGGACGCAGAAGAGTCACTGCTGTACACAAAGCTAACATCAT GAAGTTAGGTGATGGTCTCTTTCTGGAATGCTGTAAGGAGGTTGCCAGTGGTTACCCTGAAATCGCCTTCGACAGTATGATTGTGGACAACACTACTATGCAG TTAGTTTCCAGACCCCAGCAATTTGATGTGATGGTCATGCCGAATCTGTATGGCAACGTTGTGAGTAATGTGTGTGCTGGATTGGTTGGTGGACCGGGTCTGGTTCCTGGAGCCAACTACGGAGAGGACTACGCAGTCTTTGAAACG ggCACCAGGAACACTGGGAAAAGCATTGCTAACCGAAACATAGCAAACCCTACAGCCATGCTGCTGGCctcctgtctgctgctggatcacCTGAAGCTCCGCGCTTATGCCAGCATGATCCGCAGAGCcatcctcaccactgtcactgaGACTCGG CTGCACACTGCTGATCTGGGGGGCCAAGGCTCCACCTCTGAAGTTGTCCAGACTGTCATGAAAGCAGTCCAGAGCACCGGACCACTGACCCTGAGCATCTAG